A region from the Azospirillum thiophilum genome encodes:
- a CDS encoding respiratory chain complex I subunit 1 family protein, translated as MLTFSHLMVGLFQALLLLAAAPLVSGLSRMVRAKLHTRHGPGLLQDYRDIAKLLTRQDLTPPDSGFAFRIMPAVMLTTVLVIATGIPMLTRFTPVAPIGDLITVIYLFALARFFFSLSGIDSGNSFSGIGGSRELTMGVLVEPVMLLSLFVAALLAGSTNLGAIGAAIADGHVQSVTATIIAALSFAYAIYIELGKLPYDMAEAEQELQEGPLTEYSGPSLALIKWAMSLKQTVVVAWFIGVFLPFGSAPEMSFFGLLFGLVAFAIKLTAIFVAVGIVENSVARVRFCLTPQHSWIGVGAASLAFVFYLVGL; from the coding sequence ATGCTCACCTTCTCACACCTCATGGTGGGGCTGTTCCAGGCGCTGCTTCTGCTGGCGGCGGCCCCGCTCGTCTCCGGCCTGTCGCGCATGGTCCGGGCCAAGCTGCACACCCGGCACGGGCCGGGGCTGCTGCAGGATTATCGCGACATCGCCAAGCTGCTGACCCGGCAGGATTTGACCCCGCCGGACAGCGGATTCGCCTTCCGGATCATGCCGGCGGTGATGCTGACGACGGTGCTGGTCATCGCCACCGGCATTCCGATGCTGACCCGCTTCACCCCGGTGGCCCCCATCGGCGACCTGATCACCGTCATCTACCTGTTCGCGCTCGCCCGCTTCTTCTTCTCGCTGTCGGGCATCGACAGCGGCAACTCCTTCTCCGGCATCGGCGGCAGCCGCGAGCTGACCATGGGTGTGCTGGTGGAGCCGGTGATGCTGCTGTCGCTGTTCGTCGCGGCGCTGCTGGCCGGCTCGACCAACCTCGGCGCCATCGGCGCCGCCATCGCCGACGGCCATGTCCAGTCGGTCACCGCGACGATCATCGCCGCCCTGTCCTTCGCCTACGCCATCTACATCGAGCTGGGCAAGCTGCCCTACGACATGGCGGAAGCCGAGCAGGAGTTGCAGGAAGGCCCGCTGACCGAATATTCCGGCCCGTCGCTGGCCCTGATCAAATGGGCGATGTCGCTGAAGCAGACGGTCGTCGTGGCCTGGTTCATCGGCGTCTTCCTGCCTTTCGGCAGCGCCCCCGAGATGTCGTTCTTCGGGCTGCTGTTCGGGCTGGTCGCCTTCGCCATCAAGCTGACCGCGATCTTCGTCGCCGTCGGCATCGTCGAGAACAGCGTCGCGCGTGTCCGCTTCTGCCTGACCCCGCAGCACAGCTGGATCGGGGTCGGCGCCGCCTCGCTCGCCTTCGTCTTCTATCTGGTCGGCCTGTGA
- the hyfB gene encoding hydrogenase 4 subunit B, which translates to MIPLSLLIMSLLLSCGGAILCLFLKSREGDVRLAGSGVGVAAALAGLGSGLTAIAGGQPAVLDAAGPYPFAHFVLRLDPLAGLMIAVISLLSLVAWIYGFAYVREYAGRGVGAMGFFMNAFIASMMLVVAADNGFWFLIFFEMMSLASYFLVIFDQEDEAVSAGFLYFLVAHGGSVLIMAAFFLMANQAGSFDFAAFRAHPLPAPLDSVAFLLAFLGFGAKAGMIPLHIWLPRAHPAAPSHASALMSGVMIKIGVFGIVKVGIDLLGASAGPSMLGWGLLVLAFGAVSSVLGVVYALAEHDIKRLLAYHSVENIGIILLGVGTGMIGMALHQPVLAVLGLMAGLYHLLNHAVFKGLLFLGAGSVIFRTHTKDMEEMGGLARTMPWTALSFLVGALAISAIPPLNGFVSEWYTYQALFAAALDGTPLVKFATPIAAVMLALTGALAVMCFVKAYGIMFAGAPRSHHAEEAREAPAAMVAGMAVLAVACVALGLLAPLVAPVMGRIAAATIGTAVAGSAPVVLATGTTLLPGDAQQATLSTPLIAILLIAMAFLPIALKAAFAAKRGGDRRTAAPWAAGYRPDHHMPASAGGFAQPIRMFFAPLYAMRRSISGRWTGIALGFERVVTLARRTEPFADRSVIGPIADAVDAGGKRLQVIQAGDFRIYCLYIVAALIALLALAV; encoded by the coding sequence ATGATTCCACTCTCCCTTCTCATCATGTCGCTGCTGCTGTCCTGCGGCGGCGCCATCCTCTGCCTCTTCCTGAAGTCCCGGGAGGGGGATGTCCGTCTTGCCGGCAGCGGTGTCGGCGTCGCCGCGGCGCTGGCCGGGCTCGGCTCCGGCCTGACCGCCATCGCGGGGGGCCAGCCGGCCGTGCTCGACGCCGCCGGCCCCTACCCCTTCGCCCATTTCGTCCTGCGGCTCGACCCGCTGGCCGGCCTGATGATCGCGGTCATCTCGCTGCTGTCGCTGGTCGCCTGGATCTACGGCTTCGCCTATGTGCGCGAATATGCCGGGCGCGGCGTCGGGGCGATGGGCTTCTTCATGAACGCCTTCATCGCCTCGATGATGCTGGTGGTGGCGGCCGACAACGGCTTCTGGTTCCTCATCTTCTTCGAGATGATGTCGCTCGCCTCCTACTTCCTGGTGATCTTCGACCAGGAGGACGAGGCGGTCAGCGCCGGATTCCTCTATTTCCTGGTCGCCCATGGCGGCTCGGTGCTGATCATGGCCGCCTTCTTCCTGATGGCGAACCAGGCCGGCAGCTTCGATTTCGCCGCCTTCCGCGCCCATCCGCTGCCGGCCCCGCTGGACAGCGTCGCCTTCCTGCTGGCCTTCCTCGGCTTCGGCGCCAAGGCCGGCATGATCCCGCTGCACATCTGGCTGCCGCGTGCCCATCCGGCGGCGCCGTCGCACGCCTCGGCCCTGATGTCGGGCGTGATGATCAAGATCGGCGTCTTCGGCATCGTCAAGGTCGGCATCGACCTGCTGGGCGCCAGCGCCGGCCCGTCGATGCTGGGCTGGGGCCTGCTGGTGCTGGCCTTCGGCGCGGTGTCGTCGGTGCTGGGCGTGGTCTACGCGCTCGCCGAGCACGACATCAAGCGGCTGCTGGCCTACCACTCGGTCGAGAACATCGGGATCATCCTGCTGGGCGTCGGCACCGGCATGATCGGCATGGCGCTGCACCAGCCGGTGCTGGCGGTGCTGGGGCTGATGGCCGGGCTGTACCACCTGCTGAACCATGCGGTGTTCAAGGGGCTGCTGTTCCTGGGCGCCGGCTCGGTCATCTTCCGCACCCACACCAAGGACATGGAGGAGATGGGCGGGCTGGCCCGTACCATGCCCTGGACCGCCCTGTCCTTCCTGGTCGGCGCGCTGGCGATCTCGGCGATCCCGCCGCTGAACGGCTTCGTGTCGGAATGGTACACCTACCAGGCGCTGTTCGCGGCGGCGCTGGACGGCACGCCGCTGGTCAAGTTCGCCACCCCCATCGCCGCGGTGATGCTGGCGCTGACCGGTGCGCTCGCCGTCATGTGCTTCGTCAAGGCCTACGGCATCATGTTCGCCGGGGCGCCGCGCAGCCACCATGCGGAAGAGGCGCGCGAGGCGCCGGCCGCGATGGTCGCCGGCATGGCGGTGCTCGCCGTCGCGTGCGTCGCGCTCGGCCTGCTGGCGCCGCTGGTGGCGCCGGTCATGGGCCGCATCGCCGCGGCCACCATCGGCACGGCCGTCGCAGGCAGCGCGCCGGTGGTGCTGGCGACCGGCACGACTCTGCTGCCGGGCGACGCGCAGCAGGCCACGCTGTCGACACCGCTGATCGCCATCCTGCTGATCGCCATGGCCTTCCTGCCGATCGCGCTGAAGGCGGCCTTCGCGGCCAAGCGCGGCGGCGACCGCAGGACCGCGGCCCCCTGGGCGGCGGGCTACCGGCCGGACCATCACATGCCGGCCTCGGCCGGCGGCTTCGCCCAGCCGATCCGCATGTTCTTCGCTCCGCTCTATGCCATGCGCCGGTCGATCTCCGGCCGCTGGACCGGCATCGCGCTGGGCTTCGAACGGGTGGTGACGCTGGCGCGGCGGACCGAGCCCTTCGCCGACCGCAGCGTGATCGGCCCCATCGCCGATGCGGTCGATGCCGGCGGCAAGCGGCTGCAGGTCATCCAGGCGGGGGATTTCCGGATCTACTGCCTCTACATCGTCGCGGCGCTGATCGCGCTGCTGGCGCTGGCCGTCTGA
- a CDS encoding 4Fe-4S dicluster domain-containing protein: MAACTEAHRKQGLQSHPRLTVMRIADDTGPVLCHQCEDAPCARVCPVNAITHAADSILLDEQACIGCKMCALACPFGAITPSGTAVTGVAGTGTATPTHSAALDPLLAWDIGVKSVAVKCDLCAFSGDGPACVRVCPTAALYAVDAAAAGQAAAVKRTLAAAAPVSPEMPLASLEGLDP, encoded by the coding sequence ATGGCGGCCTGCACCGAGGCACACAGGAAACAGGGGCTGCAATCGCATCCCCGGCTGACGGTCATGCGGATCGCCGACGACACCGGTCCCGTCCTCTGCCACCAGTGCGAGGACGCGCCCTGTGCCCGCGTCTGCCCGGTCAATGCCATCACCCACGCTGCCGACAGCATCCTGCTCGACGAACAGGCCTGCATCGGCTGCAAGATGTGCGCGCTGGCCTGCCCGTTCGGCGCCATCACCCCGAGCGGCACCGCCGTCACCGGGGTCGCCGGCACCGGCACCGCCACGCCGACCCATTCGGCAGCGCTCGATCCGCTGCTGGCCTGGGACATCGGCGTCAAGAGCGTCGCGGTGAAATGCGATCTCTGCGCCTTCTCCGGCGACGGGCCGGCCTGCGTGCGCGTGTGCCCGACCGCCGCCCTCTATGCGGTCGACGCCGCCGCGGCCGGACAGGCCGCCGCCGTCAAGCGCACGCTGGCCGCCGCGGCACCGGTCAGCCCTGAAATGCCGCTCGCCTCGCTGGAGGGGCTGGACCCATGA
- a CDS encoding 4Fe-4S dicluster domain-containing protein, translated as MNRFVTANPSKCIGCRTCEIACALAHSDGAGVEGLAPETFKPRIRMVKTASVSTAVMCHHCEDAPCVNACPNNAIVYRQHSVQVEQERCLGCKNCVLACPFGVMDVVTVPAVRQFAGMTLSLGVKAQAHKCDLCVDRDAGPACVSVCPTNALTLMDRASMDETLRLRRERAAMEAAEVAA; from the coding sequence ATGAACAGATTCGTCACTGCCAACCCGAGCAAATGCATCGGTTGCCGCACATGCGAGATCGCCTGTGCGCTTGCCCATTCCGACGGCGCGGGGGTCGAGGGCCTGGCGCCCGAGACCTTCAAGCCACGCATCCGCATGGTGAAGACCGCCAGCGTCAGCACCGCCGTGATGTGCCACCATTGCGAGGACGCGCCCTGCGTCAACGCCTGTCCCAACAACGCCATCGTCTACCGCCAGCACAGCGTGCAGGTGGAGCAGGAGCGCTGCCTGGGCTGCAAGAACTGCGTGCTGGCCTGCCCCTTCGGCGTCATGGACGTGGTGACGGTGCCGGCGGTTCGGCAGTTCGCCGGAATGACGCTCAGCCTGGGCGTCAAGGCGCAGGCCCACAAATGCGACCTGTGCGTCGACCGCGACGCCGGTCCGGCCTGCGTCTCGGTCTGCCCGACCAACGCCCTCACCCTGATGGACCGGGCGTCGATGGACGAGACCCTGCGCCTGCGCCGCGAGCGCGCGGCGATGGAAGCCGCCGAGGTCGCGGCCTGA
- the fdhF gene encoding formate dehydrogenase subunit alpha, whose amino-acid sequence MEKHMAVCPYCGTGCKLNLLVEGGKVVGAEPLNGVTNEGELCLKGYFGFDFINDTKILTPRLRNPMLRRSRDAAFEAVSWDEAIQYAATKLSEIKAKYGPDSIMTTGSSRGTGNETNYVMQKFTRAVLGTNNVDNCARVCHGPSVAGLQVTLGNGAMSNSIPEIEHTNCVLVFGYNVADSHPVIAKRIIKAKERGAKIIVCDPRKIETARLADLWLPLNNGSNMALVNAFANVLINEGLYNKEYVANHTEGFDEYKKTVEKYTPEYVEAITGLAAADIREAMRIYAAAPSATILWGMGVTQWGQGVDVVKGLSGLALLTGNLGRPNVGVGPVRGQNNVQGSCDMGVLPTEFPGYQKVTDPEIRAKFAKAWGVDSLPGEIGYRLTDVPHLAETGKLKAMYVMGEDPAQTEPDLTQVRRGFEAMEFVIVQDIFMTKTAMFADLILPATSWGEHEGVFSAADRSFQRFTKAVDAKGDVKHDWEIISLLATAMGYPMHYNNTKEIWDELRGLCPIFYGVTYEKMEGLGAVQWPCRELDSAGSKYLYEGNIFQRPGGKGLLFATEWRPPQDQLTEEFPLILCTVREVGHYSCRSMTGNCAALQTLADEPGYVTINPKDAKALGIRDQELVWVSSRRGKVISRASVTDRTNQGAVYMTYQWWIGACNELTIHAVDPIAKTPEYKYAAVRVEAIADQVWAENHVQQEYAKLKGGLSNAVSRATKKAPAYA is encoded by the coding sequence ATGGAAAAGCATATGGCGGTCTGCCCCTACTGCGGTACGGGCTGCAAACTCAATCTGCTGGTCGAGGGGGGGAAGGTCGTCGGTGCCGAACCCCTGAACGGCGTCACCAACGAAGGAGAGCTGTGCCTGAAGGGCTATTTCGGCTTCGACTTCATCAACGACACCAAAATCCTGACGCCGCGCCTGCGCAACCCGATGCTGCGCCGCAGCCGCGACGCCGCGTTCGAGGCCGTGTCGTGGGACGAGGCCATCCAGTACGCCGCGACGAAGCTGTCGGAGATCAAGGCCAAATACGGTCCCGATTCGATCATGACCACCGGCTCGTCGCGCGGAACCGGCAACGAGACCAACTATGTGATGCAGAAATTCACCCGCGCGGTCCTCGGCACCAACAATGTCGACAACTGCGCGCGCGTCTGCCACGGCCCGTCGGTCGCCGGTCTCCAGGTCACGCTCGGCAACGGCGCGATGAGCAACTCGATCCCGGAGATCGAGCACACCAACTGCGTCCTGGTCTTCGGCTACAACGTCGCCGACAGCCATCCGGTGATCGCCAAGCGCATCATCAAGGCCAAGGAACGCGGCGCCAAGATCATCGTCTGCGACCCGCGCAAGATCGAGACGGCGCGGCTGGCCGACCTGTGGCTGCCGCTGAACAACGGCTCCAACATGGCGCTGGTCAATGCCTTCGCCAATGTCCTGATCAACGAGGGGCTCTATAACAAGGAGTATGTCGCCAACCACACGGAGGGCTTCGACGAGTACAAGAAGACCGTCGAGAAATACACCCCCGAATATGTCGAGGCGATCACCGGCCTCGCCGCCGCCGACATCCGCGAGGCGATGCGTATCTATGCCGCCGCCCCGTCGGCCACCATCCTGTGGGGCATGGGCGTCACCCAGTGGGGCCAGGGCGTCGACGTGGTGAAGGGGTTGTCGGGCCTCGCCCTGCTGACCGGCAATCTCGGCCGCCCGAATGTCGGCGTCGGCCCGGTGCGCGGCCAGAACAACGTCCAGGGGAGCTGCGACATGGGCGTGCTGCCGACCGAGTTTCCCGGCTACCAGAAGGTCACCGATCCGGAAATCCGGGCGAAGTTCGCCAAGGCCTGGGGGGTCGACTCGCTGCCCGGCGAGATCGGCTACCGCCTGACCGACGTGCCGCATCTGGCCGAGACCGGCAAGCTGAAGGCGATGTACGTCATGGGCGAGGATCCGGCCCAGACCGAGCCGGACCTGACGCAGGTGCGCCGCGGTTTCGAGGCGATGGAGTTCGTCATCGTCCAGGACATCTTCATGACGAAGACGGCGATGTTCGCCGACCTGATCCTGCCGGCGACCTCCTGGGGCGAGCATGAGGGCGTGTTCAGCGCCGCCGACCGCAGCTTCCAGCGCTTCACCAAGGCGGTGGACGCCAAGGGCGACGTCAAGCACGACTGGGAGATCATCAGCCTGCTCGCCACCGCGATGGGCTATCCCATGCACTACAACAACACCAAGGAGATCTGGGACGAGCTGCGCGGGCTGTGCCCGATCTTCTACGGCGTCACCTACGAGAAGATGGAGGGGCTGGGCGCCGTGCAGTGGCCCTGCCGCGAGCTCGACTCGGCCGGCTCCAAATATCTCTACGAGGGCAACATCTTCCAGCGGCCGGGCGGCAAGGGGCTGCTGTTCGCCACCGAATGGCGTCCGCCGCAGGACCAGCTGACCGAGGAGTTCCCGCTGATCCTCTGCACCGTGCGCGAGGTCGGGCATTACTCCTGCCGTTCGATGACCGGCAACTGCGCCGCCCTGCAGACGCTGGCCGACGAACCCGGCTATGTCACCATCAACCCGAAGGACGCCAAGGCGTTGGGCATCCGCGACCAGGAGCTGGTCTGGGTGTCGTCGCGCCGCGGCAAGGTGATCAGCCGCGCCAGCGTCACCGACCGCACCAACCAGGGGGCCGTCTACATGACCTACCAGTGGTGGATCGGCGCCTGCAACGAGCTGACCATCCACGCCGTCGATCCCATCGCCAAGACGCCGGAATACAAGTACGCCGCCGTTCGGGTGGAGGCGATCGCCGATCAGGTCTGGGCCGAGAACCACGTCCAGCAGGAATACGCGAAGCTGAAGGGCGGCCTCAGCAACGCGGTGAGCCGCGCGACGAAGAAGGCTCCGGCCTACGCCTGA
- a CDS encoding hydrogenase maturation nickel metallochaperone HypA, whose product MHEIAVCQSLLEQAMTARDARSFGRVVRVSLSVGRLSRVEPDALRHAFDLLSRDTFLEGADLRIDRPPGDGWRLIEMEVK is encoded by the coding sequence ATGCATGAGATCGCCGTTTGCCAATCCCTGCTCGAACAGGCGATGACGGCGCGCGACGCCCGGTCCTTCGGCCGGGTGGTGCGCGTCAGCCTGTCGGTCGGCCGGCTCAGCCGGGTGGAGCCGGATGCGCTGCGCCATGCCTTCGACCTGCTCAGCCGCGACACCTTCCTGGAGGGTGCCGACCTGCGGATCGACCGCCCGCCGGGCGACGGCTGGCGCCTGATCGAGATGGAGGTCAAGTGA
- a CDS encoding LysR family transcriptional regulator → MQEKLEFLIALATEKHFGRAAQVCGVSQPNLSAAIKQLETTLGVPLVDRGARFIGFTAEGERVLDWARRIVGDYKAMRADVETMKQGLTGTLRLVVVPTALPMVQRLTSTVWSLHPGIKITIASHSSTEILSRLENLEAEAGITYLDNEPLGNVDEVPLYHERYHLITAADGPFGARDSVTWEEAATLPLCLLNANMQNRRIIDRAFAEAGVRAEPMLESNSIVVLTNHLRTGMWSTVMPRIMADALQLPPTIRAIPIVAPELSTLIGLVVARRFPQPPLTAALLADARRLAPELAQAA, encoded by the coding sequence ATGCAGGAAAAACTGGAATTTCTGATCGCGCTGGCCACGGAAAAGCATTTCGGCCGTGCGGCCCAGGTCTGCGGGGTGTCGCAACCGAACCTGTCGGCGGCGATCAAGCAGCTGGAAACGACCCTTGGCGTGCCGCTGGTCGACCGCGGGGCGCGCTTCATCGGCTTCACCGCCGAAGGGGAGCGGGTGCTGGACTGGGCGCGGCGGATCGTCGGCGACTACAAGGCGATGCGCGCCGACGTCGAGACGATGAAGCAGGGCCTGACCGGCACGCTGCGGCTGGTGGTGGTGCCGACGGCACTGCCCATGGTCCAGCGGCTGACCTCGACCGTCTGGTCCCTGCATCCCGGCATCAAGATCACCATCGCCTCGCACAGCTCGACCGAGATCCTGTCCCGGCTGGAGAATCTGGAGGCGGAGGCCGGGATCACCTATCTCGACAACGAACCGCTCGGCAATGTCGACGAGGTGCCGCTCTACCACGAGCGCTACCACCTGATCACCGCGGCGGACGGGCCGTTCGGCGCGCGCGACAGCGTCACCTGGGAGGAGGCGGCCACCCTGCCGCTCTGCCTGCTCAACGCCAACATGCAGAACCGGCGGATCATCGACCGGGCCTTTGCCGAGGCCGGGGTGCGCGCCGAGCCGATGCTGGAATCCAACTCCATCGTCGTGCTGACCAACCATCTGCGCACCGGCATGTGGTCGACGGTCATGCCACGGATCATGGCGGATGCGCTGCAGCTTCCCCCCACCATCCGCGCCATTCCCATCGTGGCGCCGGAGCTGTCGACCCTGATCGGGCTGGTGGTCGCCCGGCGCTTTCCGCAGCCGCCCCTGACCGCGGCCCTGCTTGCCGACGCGCGTCGCCTCGCCCCGGAACTGGCCCAGGCAGCCTGA
- a CDS encoding HD domain-containing protein: MSEDDGLITAALRHAAALHEGTYRPDRARTPFVSHLSETAELVRRAGGTPAEVAAAWLHDAVEDGLTTVDELAGLFGEEVAGLVAAVSDAPEDVGRAIGERKALQAIRLAAAPDGAKRIKLAEQISILQALAVERPLSWSVERADAYVEGSRLVAAACAAASPLLAERYAAVAALAGAPA, from the coding sequence ATGTCTGAAGACGATGGACTGATCACGGCGGCGCTGCGGCATGCCGCGGCCCTGCATGAAGGCACCTACCGCCCGGACCGGGCGCGCACCCCCTTCGTCTCGCATTTGTCGGAGACGGCGGAACTGGTCAGGCGCGCCGGCGGCACGCCGGCCGAGGTGGCCGCCGCCTGGCTGCATGATGCGGTCGAGGACGGGCTGACCACCGTCGACGAACTGGCCGGATTGTTCGGCGAGGAGGTCGCCGGGCTGGTGGCGGCGGTGAGCGATGCGCCCGAGGATGTCGGCCGGGCGATCGGCGAGCGCAAGGCGCTCCAGGCGATACGCCTCGCCGCGGCACCGGACGGCGCCAAGCGCATCAAGCTGGCCGAGCAGATCTCGATCCTGCAGGCGCTGGCGGTCGAACGCCCGCTGTCCTGGAGCGTCGAGCGCGCCGACGCCTATGTCGAGGGTTCCCGCCTCGTCGCCGCCGCCTGCGCCGCAGCCAGCCCGCTGCTGGCGGAACGCTATGCGGCGGTGGCTGCGCTGGCGGGGGCGCCTGCCTGA
- a CDS encoding cell wall hydrolase, whose amino-acid sequence MRLLLLVLALAVVTVPAAAGAQGADSGSGPGAGAILCHPGDGGCAGFVGDAKRALPKRGGARQPVVIGAAVFMLTAWEAERERRCLALTGWAESRGEGADAMAAVMWVVANRAASAAQPSLPCRVVVASGQFEPFAADPVAPKARQKQAKAVKARETAREPRDDAASRRAEARRLLAEVRRQGRVIRAGGMPSWPKPRLAPDREALRVARGLAWNLNDDEMPDPTARASLFYSPSAQARLGRKKPDWAEARLRTASIGDHAFYRHPPARTVESETQVAQAGD is encoded by the coding sequence ATGCGACTCCTTCTCCTTGTGCTGGCGCTTGCCGTCGTCACGGTCCCGGCCGCTGCGGGCGCGCAGGGGGCTGATTCTGGCTCCGGACCGGGCGCTGGCGCCATCCTCTGCCACCCCGGCGACGGCGGCTGCGCCGGCTTCGTCGGCGATGCGAAGCGGGCCTTGCCCAAGCGCGGCGGAGCACGCCAGCCGGTCGTCATCGGCGCCGCCGTCTTCATGCTGACCGCCTGGGAGGCCGAGCGCGAGCGCCGTTGCCTCGCCTTAACAGGCTGGGCCGAGTCGCGCGGGGAAGGGGCCGACGCGATGGCCGCCGTCATGTGGGTGGTCGCCAACCGTGCCGCCTCGGCGGCGCAACCGTCGCTGCCCTGCCGCGTCGTCGTCGCCTCCGGCCAGTTCGAGCCCTTTGCGGCCGACCCCGTGGCGCCAAAAGCGCGGCAGAAGCAGGCGAAGGCAGTGAAGGCGCGGGAGACGGCACGCGAGCCGCGGGACGACGCGGCCAGCCGCCGTGCCGAGGCGCGCCGGCTGCTGGCCGAGGTGCGCCGGCAGGGGCGGGTCATCCGGGCGGGCGGCATGCCGTCCTGGCCGAAGCCGCGCCTTGCCCCCGACCGGGAGGCGCTGCGGGTCGCGCGCGGCCTCGCCTGGAACCTGAACGACGACGAGATGCCCGACCCGACGGCGCGCGCCTCGCTGTTCTACAGCCCGTCGGCGCAGGCCCGGCTCGGGAGGAAGAAGCCCGACTGGGCGGAGGCGCGGCTGCGCACGGCGTCCATCGGCGATCATGCCTTCTACCGCCACCCGCCGGCCAGGACGGTGGAGAGCGAGACGCAGGTGGCGCAGGCCGGCGATTGA
- a CDS encoding CBS domain-containing protein codes for MKAIDLMTPRVITIGVDETVADAARKMLENHISGMPVVNAAGDVVGIISEGDLLRRVELGTQRHRSWWLGMMSGGTLPAEDFIKSHARKVADVMTSHVTSVDGNASPEEVVRLMETHRIKRVPVVERGALVGIISRANLLRALASVLPETTAAAPDDRALKERVTAAVKELDWEARSHDAIVVRNGVVHLWGFVSSGSQRDAVRVAAEGVPGVKGVENNLQVVDAAESGAWGL; via the coding sequence ATGAAGGCTATCGATCTGATGACGCCGCGGGTCATCACCATCGGCGTCGACGAGACTGTGGCCGATGCGGCCAGGAAGATGCTGGAGAACCATATCAGCGGCATGCCGGTGGTGAACGCGGCGGGCGATGTGGTCGGCATCATCAGCGAGGGCGACCTGCTGCGCCGGGTAGAACTGGGGACGCAGCGCCATCGCTCCTGGTGGCTCGGCATGATGTCCGGCGGCACCCTCCCGGCGGAGGATTTCATCAAGTCCCACGCCCGGAAGGTGGCGGACGTGATGACCAGCCATGTCACCAGCGTCGACGGGAACGCATCGCCGGAGGAGGTGGTGCGCCTGATGGAGACCCACCGGATCAAGCGCGTGCCGGTGGTCGAGCGGGGCGCCCTGGTCGGCATCATCAGCCGGGCGAACCTGCTGCGCGCGCTGGCCAGCGTCCTGCCGGAAACGACGGCTGCCGCACCGGACGACCGGGCGCTGAAGGAGCGCGTGACCGCGGCCGTGAAGGAACTGGACTGGGAAGCGCGGTCGCACGACGCCATCGTCGTCCGCAACGGCGTGGTCCATCTCTGGGGCTTCGTCAGCAGCGGGTCCCAGCGTGACGCGGTGCGGGTCGCCGCCGAGGGTGTTCCCGGCGTGAAGGGGGTGGAAAACAACCTCCAGGTCGTCGACGCCGCCGAAAGCGGTGCCTGGGGTCTCTGA
- a CDS encoding IclR family transcriptional regulator → MHVKQAANVLELLEYFSRRKRPATLAEISDDLGWPRSSTFNLVGTLADKGFLYEPRIRGGYYPTPRWLTLAQAVADAEPLPEAVLLLASEIAEESGETTVVAAPAGTYAIFIHVEVSKHAIRYFTQVGDRIPLYASSVGRAILAQYDAEERQALYRRMQFERFSETTLTSIDALEAELRRAEERGYHQSNAEFQPDLAGVSLPLPVGPRRLSIVVAGPVSRCLGRRSQIADIIRRGIRRFDDTLAPASPAVQGK, encoded by the coding sequence ATGCACGTCAAACAGGCCGCCAACGTCTTGGAACTCCTGGAGTATTTTTCCCGGCGCAAACGGCCGGCGACGCTTGCCGAGATTTCCGACGATCTCGGCTGGCCGCGGTCGAGCACCTTCAATCTGGTCGGGACGCTCGCCGACAAGGGGTTCCTCTACGAACCGCGCATCCGCGGCGGCTATTATCCGACGCCGCGCTGGCTGACGCTGGCGCAAGCGGTCGCCGATGCGGAACCGCTGCCGGAAGCGGTCCTGCTCCTGGCCTCCGAGATCGCCGAGGAAAGCGGGGAAACGACCGTGGTCGCCGCGCCGGCGGGGACCTACGCGATCTTCATCCATGTCGAGGTGTCCAAGCACGCGATCCGCTACTTCACCCAGGTCGGGGACCGCATCCCGCTCTATGCCAGTTCGGTCGGCCGCGCCATCCTTGCCCAGTATGATGCGGAGGAACGGCAGGCGCTCTACCGCCGGATGCAGTTCGAGCGCTTCTCAGAAACGACGCTCACCAGCATCGACGCGCTGGAGGCGGAGCTTCGCCGTGCGGAGGAACGCGGCTACCATCAGAGCAACGCCGAATTCCAGCCGGATCTGGCAGGCGTGTCGCTGCCGTTGCCGGTCGGCCCCCGCCGGCTTTCCATCGTGGTCGCCGGTCCGGTGTCGCGCTGCCTCGGCCGCCGGTCGCAGATCGCCGACATCATCCGGCGCGGCATCCGCCGCTTCGACGATACGCTGGCCCCCGCATCGCCGGCCGTGCAGGGCAAATGA